Proteins found in one Sporosarcina sp. FSL K6-3457 genomic segment:
- a CDS encoding RrF2 family transcriptional regulator, producing the protein MRLTMYTDFSLRVLIYLGTKGTEEKATVQEISDIYGISKNHLTKVAHELGKMGLIETTRGRGGGIRLNVAPEMINVGELVRKTEDDFHLVECFNSESNSCILSPACRLKGALREALAAYFTVLDGYTIADFIVNKDELSDILFGRPL; encoded by the coding sequence ATGCGTTTAACAATGTATACAGACTTTTCCTTACGTGTCCTAATATACCTTGGCACAAAGGGAACTGAGGAGAAGGCGACGGTACAGGAAATTTCAGATATATACGGTATCTCCAAAAACCATTTGACGAAAGTAGCTCATGAGCTTGGAAAAATGGGTTTGATTGAGACGACTCGTGGGCGTGGTGGAGGAATCCGACTAAACGTTGCACCGGAAATGATTAATGTTGGTGAACTTGTACGGAAGACAGAGGATGACTTCCATCTTGTCGAATGCTTCAATTCAGAGTCGAATAGTTGTATACTTTCCCCCGCCTGCCGATTAAAGGGAGCACTTCGTGAAGCGCTTGCTGCCTATTTTACGGTGTTGGACGGCTATACCATTGCTGATTTCATAGTTAATAAAGATGAATTGTCGGATATATTATTTGGTCGACCTTTGTGA
- a CDS encoding manganese-dependent inorganic pyrophosphatase, with product MGKVLVFGHKNPDTDSITAAISYAYLKQQLGMDAEAVRLGVVTNETAYALDYFGFEAPRLIDKAAPDAAQVILVDHNEKQQSVDDLDDVQVIEVVDHHRIANFATSDPLYYRAEPVGCTATILNKLYKENGVAIPKEIAGLMLSAIISDSLLFKSPTFTEEDRAAADELTAIAGVDAQEYGLAMLKAGADLSDKTLEDLIEMDAKEFSFGDVKIEIAQVNAVDINDVMDRQAELEELLNGVIATKELDLFLFVVTDILNNDSVVLALGKEAERASAAFNVELVNNTATLQGVVSRKKQIVPVLTDALK from the coding sequence ATGGGAAAAGTATTAGTATTTGGACATAAAAACCCTGATACGGATTCGATCACTGCGGCGATCAGTTATGCGTATCTGAAGCAACAACTAGGAATGGATGCAGAAGCTGTACGACTTGGTGTTGTAACGAATGAGACGGCGTATGCGCTGGATTATTTCGGTTTTGAAGCACCACGTTTGATTGATAAAGCGGCACCGGATGCGGCACAGGTAATTCTTGTTGACCATAACGAGAAGCAGCAAAGTGTGGACGATTTGGATGATGTGCAGGTAATTGAAGTGGTTGACCACCATCGAATTGCTAACTTTGCAACGAGTGATCCTTTGTATTACCGTGCGGAGCCAGTTGGTTGTACAGCGACAATTTTGAATAAGCTGTATAAGGAAAATGGCGTAGCTATCCCGAAAGAGATTGCAGGACTTATGCTGTCTGCCATTATTTCGGATTCGTTGCTATTCAAATCACCAACATTTACAGAAGAGGACCGTGCAGCAGCGGATGAATTGACGGCGATTGCAGGTGTTGATGCGCAGGAATATGGACTAGCTATGTTAAAGGCTGGTGCGGATTTAAGTGATAAAACGCTTGAAGATTTGATTGAAATGGATGCAAAGGAATTTTCGTTTGGCGATGTGAAAATTGAGATTGCACAAGTGAATGCCGTTGATATTAATGATGTCATGGATCGTCAGGCTGAATTGGAAGAGCTGCTCAATGGCGTCATCGCTACGAAAGAGCTCGACTTGTTCTTATTCGTCGTGACGGATATTTTGAATAATGATTCAGTCGTTTTAGCACTCGGTAAAGAAGCAGAGCGAGCAAGTGCAGCGTTTAATGTTGAACTTGTGAATAATACAGCGACGTTGCAAGGTGTTGTTTCTCGGAAGAAGCAGATTGTACCGGTATTGACGGATGCGTTGAAATGA